AGTGGCGGTGGTGCCGGCATTCAAGCCGATCTGAAAACCTTTCAAATGCAGGGCGTATTTGGCACTTCAGTGATTACTGCTGTCACTGCACAAAACACACTTGGCGTATTTGATATTCACCCTATTTCATTGAAAACAATTCAAGCACAACTGGAAGCGGTAAAAAATGACTTTCAGATTGCAAGTGCCAAAATTGGTATGCTTGGCACAGCAGATATTATTGAATGCGTTGCTGATTTCTTAAAAAATCGTCCATTCGGCACATTAGTTATCGATCCTGTCATGATTGCAAAAGGTGGTGCGCCATTATTGCAACAACAAGCGGTTTCCGCACTAAGCAAATATTTATTGCCACTTGCCGATGTGATTACGCCAAATATTCCTGAGGCAGAAGCTTTAACTGGTTTTAAGATTTCTGATACAGACAGCATTCAACAAGCCGCATTAGACTTGCAAAAACAAGGCGCAAAGAATGTGATTATTAAAGGCGGACATTCACTCAATTCACAAAGTCAGCAATGCCAAGATTGGATCCTTTTACAAAATAGTGAACATTTTGTTTTAGAAAGCCCTCGTTTTGATACGCCACATACTCACGGCACAGGCTGTACTTTTTCAGCTTGCTTAACAGCTGAATTAGCCAAAGGCACACCATTAAAAAGTGCGGTAAAAACAGCTAAAGATTTTATTACGGCAGCCATATCTCACCCATTGAATATTGGTCATGGGCATGGGCCAACAAATCATTGGGCTTACAGTCGCCTTTAAGGATTGAAAGATGAACAATATTCAAGAAATTTTACTGCTCTATTTTGTAGCAGGCACACAAGATTGCCGACATTTAGGTGATAATCCAGCAGAAAACTTGCTCTTTGTACTAAAACAAGCTTTAGAAGGTGGCATTACCTGTTTTCAATTTCGCGATAAAGGCAAATTCTCATTAGAAAATTCGCCAGATGAACAACGATCCTTAGCCATTAAGTGCCGAGACTTATGCCGTCAATATAATGTGCCATTTATTGTTGATGACAATGTTGATTTAGCATTGGAAATTGAAGCGGATGGAGTTCATGTTGGACAAAGTGATACGCCCGTAAAAACGATTCGAGCAAGAAGTAATAAGCCTCTGATTATTGGTTGGTCTGTTAACCGTTTAGATGAAGCAAAAATTGGAGAAGAATTATCTGAAATTGATTATTTCGGTATTGGTCCAATTTTTCCGACTCAGTCAAAAGAGAATCCCAAACCCACTCTTGGAATGGCGTTCATTCAAACATTGAGAGATGCAGGAATCACCAAACCACTTGTGGCGATTGGTGGCGTAAAACGAGAACATGTGAAAACCTTACGGAAATATGGCGCTGATGGTGTTGCAGTTATCACGGCTATAACTCAAGCGAATGATATAAAAGTAGCCACTCAAGCCCTGAAGGAAGAAAGTAATGCAAGCAACCAATAATCCAAATAGCTTAAAACGAGTCGCAATGGCAACAATGATTGGCACGGCGATTGAATATTTTGATAACTACATTTACGCAATGGCTGCCGTATTGATTTTCAATCATCAATTTTTCCACGCTTCAGATCCTCTTTCAGGACAAATTGCTGCGCTTTCTACGCTAGCGCTGACTTTTATTGCTCGTCCTCTGGGGGCAATATTATTCGGACATTTTGGCGATCGCTTAGGAAGAAAAAATACCTTTGTTATGAGCCTGTTAGTAATGGGAATCTCAACCATAGTGATCGGCTTATTACCGACTTATGACAGTATTGGTATTTGGGCTACGATCCTACTTTGCTTATGCCGTATCGGGCAAGGCATTGGTTTAGGTGGCGAATGGGGCGGCGCTGCATTAGTGGCAATCGAAAATGCACCTGAAGGAAAACGTGGTTGGTATGGCACTTTTCCACAATTAGGCGCACCTCTAGGATTACTACTTGCCAATGGTGTCTTTTTACTTATTACCGCGCTTTTTGGGCAAGCAGCAATGACTGACTGGGCATGGCGAATTCCATTTCTTTCCTCTTTTGTATTAGTTGCAATTGGTTTGTATGTTCGATTAAAGCTTACGGAAGCACCAATATTTATTGCTGCACTTAACAAGCCTAAACCTAAAGCTTTACCGATGATGGAAGTGATCGTTACTCATTTCAAACCATTTTTCTTAGGCATGTTGATCTGCATTGCAGGCTATGTGCTCTTTTATATTATGATCGCTTTCAGCCAAATTTATGCAAAATCTACTCCAACCGTATCGGAAGCTGGTTATGCAATGGGATTAGGTTTCTCACCACAAATTTTTACTGCTTTATTAATGTGTAGTTCGATTTCATTAGCCATTACAATTGCTATTTCAGGCAAATATATCGATATCATTGGACGAAGAATTTGGTTAATTTGGACAACCTTTGGCGTGGCTATTTTCGGCTTAGCCTTGCCATATTTTCTCGATAATGGAACAACTACCAGTTTATTTTGGTTCTTGATGATAGGAATGGGGTTAATTGGTATGGGATACGGCCCCCTTGCGAGTTTCTTACCTGAATTGTTTCCAACACATGCTCGTTATTCCGGTGCATCGTTGACCTACAATATTTCAGGCTTATTCGGTGCTAGTGTAGCAGCAATTATTGCATTACCATTGAATGCGAATTATGGCTTAAAAGGTGTTGGAATTTACTTAACCTTAAATGCTATATTGAGTTTAATTGGGTTATGGTTTATTACGGAAACAAGAGATAAGCACCTGCGCTAGATGAATTTATCAAACTTAAAATTTCACTAATATTGAAAATATTTTGAGTAAAAGAATGCCTTTCACAAATTCAGTTCGGAAAGGCATTTAAAATTAACTACACTTTTAGTATTTTAATCAGTACTAGAATAATTCTTCTGGTTGCGTTGCAGGAATTGCATCTTTGATTTTTCCAGTGCCGCCATTTAAACGTTGTTGTAACTCTGGTGGAACATAATATCCACGCTCTTTCATTTCTGCAATGTAAGTACGTTTAGGCTCGGTACCGACGATAAAGTATTCTTTACGGCCACCACCTTCAGAGAGTAAACCAGAGTTACTATCAATGGTTTTTTCCATGATGTTTGGTGGAAGTGTGAGTTGACGTTCTGGTACATCAGAAAGTGCAGCTTTCATATAAGCAACCCAGGCAGGCATTGCGGTTTTCGCACCCGCTTCACCTTTACCTAATACGCGTTTGTTATCATCGAAACCGACATAAGTCGTGGTCACTAAGTTAGCACCAAAACCTGCATACCAAGCAACTTTCGCACTATTGGTGGTACCGGTTTTACCACCTATATCACTACGCTTAATACTTTGAGCAATACGCCAGCTGGTACCTTTCCAACTAAGTCCTTGTTCACCATAAATCGCCGTATTTAATGCGCTGCGAATTAAGAAGGCTAATTCACCACTGATCACACGAGGTGCGTATTCTTGTTTTGCTGCACCGTCTTTCGCATCCGCCATTAAATCAACAGAACCGTCATTTAATGCGGATGTTTGAAGCTCTGGCAAGTCAGGTACATTCTCAGGTTGCTGATCTCCCTCACCTTCATCTGTATCGGTGTTGCTATTACCTTTAGCAGATTTTAGATTGTCAGGGTTAGCCACTTCTGCGATATCTTTAAAACCATCAATTTTATCTTTAGTTTCACCATAAATCACCGGAATGTCGTTACAGGTAATACAAGCAATTTTCGGGTTCGCAATAAATAAATCTTTACCGGTATTATCTTGAATTTTTTCGATAAGATAAGGATCAATTAAGAAACCACCGTTATCAAATACCGCATAAGCACGTGCCATTTCCAATGGAGTGAAGGATGCCGCACCTAATGCAAGCGCTTCACTGGCAAAATATTGGTCACGTTTGAATCCAAAACGTTGTAAGAAGTCAGCCGTAAAGCCAACACCTGCGGTTTGTAGTGTTCGGATTGCAATCATGTTTTTAGATTGACCTAAACCTACACGTAAACGCATCGGACCGTCATAACGATCAGGTGAGTTTTTCGGTTGCCACAAAGGTTGTCCTGGTTTTTGGATAGAGATAGGACTGTCTTGCAATACGCTTGAAAGTGTTAAACCTTTTTCTAACGCAGCGGCATAGATAAATGGTTTAATTGAAGAACCGACTTGCACTAAAGATTGGGTTGCACGGTTAAATTTACTTTGTTCGTAACTAAAGCCACCCACCATGGCTTCAATTGCACCATTATCGGAGTTTAATGAAACTAATGCAGAGTTAGCGGCTGGGATTTGACCTAAAATCCATTCACCGTTATCACGTTTACGAATCCAAATTTGTTCGCCCACTTTAACCGGTGATCTTCCCGCCCAACGCATTGCATTAGAAGAGAGCGTCATTGTTTCATTATTGGCTAAAAGTAATTCTGCCCCATTCTTACCTAATGCGGTCACTGCTGCTGGAATGAATGGTTCTGAATCAGGTAATTTTTTCAAGAAAGCGACAATACGTTCATTATCCCATGGGGCTTCACCTTTTTTCCAAAGTGGTGCACCGCCACGCCAGCCATGACGCATATCATAATCAATCAGGTTATTACGAACGGCTTTTTGTGCTTCTGCTTGATCTTTTGAGAGTACAGTCGTGAAGACTTTATAACCTTTGGTATAAGCATCTTCTTCACCAAAACGTTTTACCATTTCTTGACGAACCATTTCAGTTACATAGTCTGCACGGAACTCAAATTTAGCACCGTGATAGCTTGCGACGATTGGCTCTTTAATCGCTGCATCATATTCTGCTTTGGTGATTTTATTCTCATCAAGCATTCGACTTAAAACCACATTTCGACGTTCTTCCGCACGTTTTGGCGAATAGAGTGGATTCATGGTAGAAGGCGCTTTTGGCAAGCCAGCAATGATCGCCATTTCAGAAAGCGTTAATTCATCTAAGTTTTTACCAAAGTAGGTTTGTGCAGCAGCCGCAACGCCATAAGAACGATACCCTAAGAAAATTTTATTTAAATAGAGTTCTAAAATTTCTTGTTTGCTTAAGGCATTTTCAATTTCAATGGCCAATACCGCTTCGCGAGCTTTACGAATAATGGTTTTTTCTGGCGTTAAGAAGAAGTTACGCGCAAGCTGTTGCGTAATGGTACTTGCCCCTTGAGATGCACCACCATTGTTGACGGCAACAAAAATCGC
This is a stretch of genomic DNA from Haemophilus parainfluenzae. It encodes these proteins:
- the thiD gene encoding bifunctional hydroxymethylpyrimidine kinase/phosphomethylpyrimidine kinase; the encoded protein is MSNIAQTLTIAGSDSGGGAGIQADLKTFQMQGVFGTSVITAVTAQNTLGVFDIHPISLKTIQAQLEAVKNDFQIASAKIGMLGTADIIECVADFLKNRPFGTLVIDPVMIAKGGAPLLQQQAVSALSKYLLPLADVITPNIPEAEALTGFKISDTDSIQQAALDLQKQGAKNVIIKGGHSLNSQSQQCQDWILLQNSEHFVLESPRFDTPHTHGTGCTFSACLTAELAKGTPLKSAVKTAKDFITAAISHPLNIGHGHGPTNHWAYSRL
- the thiE gene encoding thiamine phosphate synthase — its product is MNNIQEILLLYFVAGTQDCRHLGDNPAENLLFVLKQALEGGITCFQFRDKGKFSLENSPDEQRSLAIKCRDLCRQYNVPFIVDDNVDLALEIEADGVHVGQSDTPVKTIRARSNKPLIIGWSVNRLDEAKIGEELSEIDYFGIGPIFPTQSKENPKPTLGMAFIQTLRDAGITKPLVAIGGVKREHVKTLRKYGADGVAVITAITQANDIKVATQALKEESNASNQ
- a CDS encoding MFS transporter — translated: MQATNNPNSLKRVAMATMIGTAIEYFDNYIYAMAAVLIFNHQFFHASDPLSGQIAALSTLALTFIARPLGAILFGHFGDRLGRKNTFVMSLLVMGISTIVIGLLPTYDSIGIWATILLCLCRIGQGIGLGGEWGGAALVAIENAPEGKRGWYGTFPQLGAPLGLLLANGVFLLITALFGQAAMTDWAWRIPFLSSFVLVAIGLYVRLKLTEAPIFIAALNKPKPKALPMMEVIVTHFKPFFLGMLICIAGYVLFYIMIAFSQIYAKSTPTVSEAGYAMGLGFSPQIFTALLMCSSISLAITIAISGKYIDIIGRRIWLIWTTFGVAIFGLALPYFLDNGTTTSLFWFLMIGMGLIGMGYGPLASFLPELFPTHARYSGASLTYNISGLFGASVAAIIALPLNANYGLKGVGIYLTLNAILSLIGLWFITETRDKHLR